In Cyclopterus lumpus isolate fCycLum1 chromosome 9, fCycLum1.pri, whole genome shotgun sequence, a single genomic region encodes these proteins:
- the LOC117735924 gene encoding protein limb expression 1-like, with the protein MFTREEEMGRMSEVEVEESIMSYLSQSETDPNTKDLNVVAMLHNFWEQRQTGQLNGSSSESDGSVGGPAIHRESLLLYESAPSPGPPYVCYVTLPGGSCFGNYKVCETQAEARRDAARVALMNSLVNELPCRRINPQFITQSLQQAAADSAVSVEDAYDSSTSIGTYSLLLHSHVGKTMLEFQEMMTIFQLLQWNGTLKALRERRCSRQSVISYYSQRGFDEYIRSSMALDWLGREQRSPGRLGEELQVVQRELVLARRRGIELRFYKEKTEILSLALSQAYIHHTPDAFSEAPGHTYKQEQLPLQTLYSQDTEVQITPPCSPSPTLHKNTKQTACQTFRKHTAS; encoded by the exons ATGTTCAcacgggaggaggagatggggaga ATGAGcgaagtggaggtggaggagagcatCATGTCATACCTGTCACAGAGTGAGACTGACCCCAACACCAAAGACT TGAATGTAGTGGCCATGCTCCATAACTTCTGGGAGCAGAGGCAGACCGGCCAGTTAAATGGTTCCTCCAGTGAATCCGATGGTTCTGTTGGGGGCCCGGCCATCCACAGAGAGAGCCTGCTGCTGTACGAGTCGGCCCCGTCCCCCGGTCCTCCATATGTCTGCTACGTCACCCTGCCAGGAGGAAGCTGCTTCGGCAACTATAAG GTGTGTGAGACTCAGGCAGAAGCTCGGCGGGATGCAGCCCGTGTGGCGCTGATGAACTCACTTGTGAACGAACTGCCGTGTCGACGCATCAACCCTCAGTTCATCACTCAGAGTTTGCAGCAGGCGGCCGCAGACAGTGCT GTCTCTGTAGAAGATGCTTATGACTCAAGCACCAGCATAGGAACCTACAGTTTGCTGCTCCACTCCCACGTAGGAAAGACAATGCTGGAGTTTCAG GAGATGATGACAATTTTCCAGTTGTTGCAGTGGAATGGGACACTGAAGGCTCTGAGGGAAAGGCGGTGCTCTCGACAG AGTGTGATTTCCTATTACTCTCAGCGAGGATTTGATGAGTATATACGCAGCAGCATGGCTCTGGATTGGCTCGGACGGGAGCAGAGGTCACCGGGGCGACTCGGGGAAGAGCTGCAGGTGGTGCAGAGGGAGCTGGTGTTGGCTCGCCGTCGCGGCATAGAGCTGCGCTTCTACAAGGAAAAGACTGAGATACTCAGTTTGGCTCTGAGTCAAGCATACATTCACCACACACCTGACGCCTTCAGCGAGGCACCGGGTCACACATACAAGCAAGAACAACTTCCTTTGCAAACCTTATACAGCCAGGACACAGAAGTCCAGATAACCCCACCCTGCAGTCCTTCACCGACCctccataaaaacacaaagcaaacagCCTGTCAAACCTTTCGCAAACACACAGCCTCCTAG